Part of the Anabrus simplex isolate iqAnaSimp1 chromosome 4, ASM4041472v1, whole genome shotgun sequence genome is shown below.
GCCTATATGGTTTTGTCCTGATCGTTACTACCCGATTACATCGCTATGATAACCTCATCATCTCATCCTGCCTGGTAGCATGCTGGGCACGGCACAAACATATACTTCCTTCAGTATCACTTACTTTAGAATTAACAATATGTCAGAGGCGATGTAGATTGTGCTGATTGCCATGCGGGGAGAGCGGTTTCGCCCTCCCCCACCCACAAAAAATAAGCACATCTTGCAATCTTCCGTCAGACAGACTGTCGAATGCTGGTCTCCAGCGGTCCACCACTCTCGGGCTTCGAACCTGAGGGGAAAACCTGTAAATGCACACTGGAACAGTGCAATATTTTGATGGATAAGTGCAGTGTAACTGGCTCAGGAAGAGAGGTTATACTCTCTATGCCCCGAAATCGGTCACTACGCAAACCGATGGACTCATCCAAGGAGCCAGTGAGGTTAGGTTGGGACCCTTACGTTaagttaggttatgacgtcatgatgACATTTGAGATGATTGATCTTGATGATGTCAGCACAATTCAAACATGCTGATTTAATAAAATTTTAATCCATCATGCTGTGCATGATTCGTTCCTTGTCAGTGCCCCTATGCCGTTCATTTGTGCTTGTCTTACACGCAGTTCTGTATTTATTTCCAGGAGGTGTAAAGATTCCCGTTTACCACCATGGCGAAAGCACAAACGTGGGACGAAGTAGTCACTGAGATGCAGGAGGACTTTATGCACACCTTCGGAGCATTTGATTGGGATGCCTATGAGCAGGGTGAACGGAACTTTCTGGAAACAACAGTCGGTTTTGCACTGTATGGACCTCCTCCGAATTTACCTGATGAAAATGCAGCAAATAGGAGTGGCTATAAACAGAATCAATGGGAAAACATTCAACGAATCTGTAATTTAATAATACAGGAAGATGCCCACCAAAGAAGAAACGTCTCTGAAACGTGGATGGCAAGGATATTTGTGTGCATACCAACACCAGGCCATGAAGGTGACAGACCAGGTGTCGCAACAATACCAATTTTTAAAGTTCCTAAATACACCGAAAAAGATATGGAGAGTGTGTGGTATATTGATTCCCACGCACGTATCTATGTAAATTGGAAAGACTATTTAGATAATAACCTGTTGGAAGCTTGCAGATATTGTTATCCCAAGGATGGTATTTATCAGGCTGACGCTCAAGGTCGAGTGAAGGTTGAATTTGGAGAAACTCCGGCTGCCAGTGCGCTTCAAACGACTTTGACTGCTTTGGATACAACTAGTACTGCGGCGGGTGTCGGAT
Proteins encoded:
- the LOC136871767 gene encoding uncharacterized protein isoform X2, whose amino-acid sequence is MAKAQTWDEVVTEMQEDFMHTFGAFDWDAYEQGERNFLETTVGFALYGPPPNLPDENAANRSGYKQNQWENIQRICNLIIQEDAHQRRNVSETWMARIFVCIPTPGHEGDRPGVATIPIFKVPKYTEKDMESVWYIDSHARIYVNWKDYLDNNLLEACRYCYPKDGIYQADAQGRVKVEFGETPAASALQTTLTALDTTSTAAGVGSTILCLASLLGAPVAAPVLAVAGVVGTAVSLYGAGRSTAALVDRGQHGQSINVDDPEARSCWLSIGVLLHGHNVHNDPASVADKLLLNIATHNVCHQP
- the LOC136871767 gene encoding uncharacterized protein isoform X3, whose protein sequence is MAKAQTWDEVVTEMQEDFMHTFGAFDWDAYEQGERNFLETTVGFALYGPPPNLPDENAANRSGYKQNQWENIQRICNLIIQEDAHQRRNVSETWMARIFVCIPTPGHEGDRPGVATIPIFKVPKYTEKDMESVWYIDSHARIYVNWKDYLDNNLLEACRYCYPKDGIYQADAQGRVKVEFGETPAASALQTTLTALDTTSTAAGVGSTILCLASLLGAPVAAPVLAVAGVVGTAVSLYGAGRSTAALVDRGQHGQSINVDDPEARSCWLSIGGIREKNVSLTKHYR